AACGCTCGTCGGGTGCTGGAAGCGGGCGCAGCCGGGGTGGCAGTATTGTCGGCTGTTTTTTTCGCTGCTGACCCCGTTGCTGAGGCTAAACGGCTGGCAGACATCGTGAAAGGGAGGGGATAGGGGATGACGCATCGGTATGACGTCGCCATCGTCGGCGGCGGGGTGATTGGGGCGGCCATCGGTTTTGAGCTCGCCAAGCGGCGGCATCGCGTCGCCATTTTTGAAAAAGGAACGATGGGAAGCGGGGCGTCAAGCGCGGCAGCCGGCATGCTTGGGGCGCAATCCGAGTTTTCGACGTCAAGCCCGCTTGTGCCGCTTGCCTTGCAAAGCCGAGCTCTCATGCCGGCCTTGGCTGAAGAGCTGAGGGAGAGGACCGGCATCGATATCGGCCTTGTCGAAAAAGGATTGATCAAACTAGCGACAACGGAAGAGGAAGCAGACGATCTCTATCGCCATTATACATTTTGGCGGGGCATAGGCGAACCGGTGCAGTGGCTCACGAAAGGGGAGGCGCTTGAAATGGAGCCGCGTCTTGCGGCGGAAGCGCTTGCCGGCGCGATGTACATCCCTGGCGATGGGCAAGTGAGCGCTCCGGATTTGGCCGCCGCTCTTGCCTATGCCGCCGCCTCCGCCGGCGCTTGTCTGTACGAGTATACGGAAGTGTTCGACATCCGTTCCGACAGCAGTGGGCATGTGTTAGACACAACAGGCGGGACGTTTGCCGCCGAGGCGGTCGTCATCGCTTCCGGCGCTTGGGCGGCGCGGCTCGGCGCGCGGGTCGGGCTTTCGCTTTCCGTTTATCCGGTCAAAGGAGAATGCGTCATGGTGCGCGCCCCGGTTCCGTTGTTGCAAACGACTGTATTTGCGAAAAACGGCTACTACATCGTTCCGAAATCAGGAAACCGGCTGCTCATCGGAGCGACGTCCACGCCCGGCACGTTCGATCGACGTGTATCGGCCGGTGGGGTGATGAACTTGCTTCACCGCGCCGCCCACCTTGTTCCGGACATCGAACAGGCGGAATGGGTGGCATCATGGAGCGGCATTCGGCCGCAGACCGAAGACGGCTTGCCTTATCTAGGCGAGCATCCGGAGCGGCGCGGCTTATTCGTCGCTGCCGGCCATTACCGGAACGGCATTTTGCTCAGCCCATTGACCGGTCTGCTTGTCGCCGACTTAGTGGAGCGGAAAGAGACGGCGTTTGATCTTGCGCCATTTTCGTTGACACGCCATATCGGAAAGGTGGGGGTGGAATGACGTTAGTGATTAACGGGGAGACGGTCGCCGTGCCCGACGAGGTGAAAACGGT
Above is a window of Geobacillus thermoleovorans DNA encoding:
- the thiO gene encoding glycine oxidase ThiO, with amino-acid sequence MTHRYDVAIVGGGVIGAAIGFELAKRRHRVAIFEKGTMGSGASSAAAGMLGAQSEFSTSSPLVPLALQSRALMPALAEELRERTGIDIGLVEKGLIKLATTEEEADDLYRHYTFWRGIGEPVQWLTKGEALEMEPRLAAEALAGAMYIPGDGQVSAPDLAAALAYAAASAGACLYEYTEVFDIRSDSSGHVLDTTGGTFAAEAVVIASGAWAARLGARVGLSLSVYPVKGECVMVRAPVPLLQTTVFAKNGYYIVPKSGNRLLIGATSTPGTFDRRVSAGGVMNLLHRAAHLVPDIEQAEWVASWSGIRPQTEDGLPYLGEHPERRGLFVAAGHYRNGILLSPLTGLLVADLVERKETAFDLAPFSLTRHIGKVGVE